The nucleotide window GGTTATTAAATGAAACTAGAATTAACAAACATGCCGAAATGTTTCACTTTTAATAGTAGACacagctcctgtattgttttacaaaaaaaaaaagcatttctttcaACATGCATCCAAACAGTGTTCAATGTAACGTGGCAAAGGGCAACATTTAACATAATTCAACTGCTTTTACCTAAATACGCTTACTGCTTAAGTACATCCTATAACTAACTTGAGAAAAGCTGAAACTTAAGTTTAACAGTTATAGTTTACTCAGCTTCACTGTTACATCCTAGATGAGTATTGTATTCAAAAATACTGGGCCTTAAGTCTTCATAACAATCCTGATTTCCACTTAGAGTAAGCATAAATCACAGGCTTGTATTGCAGAAAACTGTTAaactgaagtttttttctttttttaaaaaaaaaaaaaagttgaccaaGAGTCAGTGATCAGGATCGATCAATTACATTCCCCATCCACCACTCATACTGGACATGCTAGACATCCCTCCCATTCCGTTCACGCCCATAGATGCACGGCTTCCACTACTGTAGTAGCTGCTGTTCATTGCTCCTTGGTTACCTATGCAATGTTTGATTGAAAATCACTGGAGTTTTCCTGTAAAACTTGGTCGTATCCACTCATGCTGCTCTGGCCACCATAGCCGCCTCCATAACCACCACTCAGCTGCTGGCTGGCTGGGCCCCCGTAACTGGACTGGTTTGACAAACCCATGCCTCCTAGCATTTGGCTACCGTAAGCACCACCGCTTGCTCCTGCTGTAGAATTCAAGAAGAGTTCTACATAACTGTGTTGCATATTTGCTTTGTCTTTTGACATAGCTGCCACAGCATCTCCATGAGTTGTGAACTCGACATCTGCTTCACCAGTTACTCTGCCATCAGGACCAATTTCAATGTGTACTCTCACAGGATTGAGtggtgaaaaaaaattataaatgtcatTCTCAGTAGCTCTGTAAGGTAATCCACGCATGTGTACACAGTGTCCTGTTGTGCTCTGGAAAGTAGAGCCACCATCCCCATATCTGTGATCAGACATTCCTGAAAAACAGTAATTGAGGTCTCTTCCAAATCTATCTGACCCAAGTCCATAGCCATCATTATAGCCATTGTAATCGTCATAGCCTCCATAGCCTCCACCATAAGCACCACGCCTCATCCTCTCAAAGCCAGCTCCTCTGCCAATGCTGTTATACCCTCTGCCAGCCCCAGGTCTGTCATAGGGACCTGGCCGCTGCATGGCCATAAGCTTTCGTGGTGGATCATAGTGAGTTCTAACTTCAGCTCTACTGCTCTTAAAGATTTCAATATACCTGTGCCCTATTCTTTCCTTGTGTTTCTTTAGAGCCTTTTCAGCTATTTCCTGTGAAGCAAACTGCACGAAGGCCTCCCCTGTACTCCTCCCCTGGAAGTCCACCGGCAATGTTATCCCATTTGGCACGATTTCCAACCCTGAGAAGAACTGAACAATTTCTTCCTTGCTACATCCAGAGGGAAGTCCTCTAAGCCATACAAAGCCATCATTGGCCGTGTCAGGACTATTTGGACCAGTATGCTTCAatacccattccatttcaacgTTGTTTGACTTGAATACTTCAACATATCTGTGTCCCAtagtttctctgtcttttttcagGGCCAATTTGACTTCATCT belongs to Pongo pygmaeus isolate AG05252 chromosome 2, NHGRI_mPonPyg2-v2.0_pri, whole genome shotgun sequence and includes:
- the LOC129034004 gene encoding heterogeneous nuclear ribonucleoprotein H-like; amino-acid sequence: MMLGTEGGEGFMVKVQGLPWSCLADEVQRFFSDCKIQNGAQGIRFIYTREGRPSGEAFVELESEDEVKLALKKDRETMGHRYVEVFKSNNVEMEWVLKHTGPNSPDTANDGFVWLRGLPSGCSKEEIVQFFSGLEIVPNGITLPVDFQGRSTGEAFVQFASQEIAEKALKKHKERIGHRYIEIFKSSRAEVRTHYDPPRKLMAMQRPGPYDRPGAGRGYNSIGRGAGFERMRRGAYGGGYGGYDDYNGYNDGYGLGSDRFGRDLNYCFSGMSDHRYGDGGSTFQSTTGHCVHMRGLPYRATENDIYNFFSPLNPVRVHIEIGPDGRVTGEADVEFTTHGDAVAAMSKDKANMQHSYVELFLNSTAGASGGAYGSQMLGGMGLSNQSSYGGPASQQLSGGYGGGYGGQSSMSGYGNQGAMNSSYYSSGSRASMGVNGMGGMSSMSSMSGGWGM